A genomic region of Nymphaea colorata isolate Beijing-Zhang1983 chromosome 2, ASM883128v2, whole genome shotgun sequence contains the following coding sequences:
- the LOC116248273 gene encoding uncharacterized protein LOC116248273 — MTSVKNTLLPPSLVSNLQDVLMNRNGREDAGGSKLEEGTEGCVGTNEEREYQEGKPIVLVTNGDGIGSPGLTELVDALVRSRQYVVHVCAPESDKSASGHSVTLRETVSVSSVEVHGASAYEVSGTPVDCVSLALSGSLFSWSKPAMVISGINKGSSCGNHIFYSGAVAGAREALLCAVPSLSISLNWNKDESQESEFKEAVDVCLPLINAAIRDIKKGIFPKRCFFNVEVPSTPAANKGFKITRHSQYRSVLSWQAVSSSRYPAGHFMSKQQSLGIQLAQLGRDASAAAAVRRLNAQKKTVEIESVAEHGKPEPQRGTARKYYRLEFTEKDQEAADEDLDFRAVENGFISVTPLDLLVQCETEMYNSASDWLAAALAPSDVQTS; from the exons ATGACGTCGGTGAAGAACACTTTGCTGCCTCCGTCTCTCGTCTCGAATCTGCAGGACGTTTTGATGAATAGGAATGGCAGGGAAGACGCGGGGGGGTCGAAGTTAGAGGAAGGAACCGAGGGGTGTGTGGGAACGAATGAGGAGAGGGAGTATCAAGAAGGCAAACCCATCGTTCTCGTCACTAATGGTGATGGTATCGGCTCTCCAGGGCTCACAGAGCTCGTCGACGCGCTTGTCCGCAGCAGGCAGTACGTCGTTCACGTCTGCGCGCCGGAATC GGATAAATCGGCGTCCGGGCATTCAGTGACGTTGCGGGAGACGGTTTCTGTTAGCTCTGTAGAAGTCCATGGGGCTTCGGCATATGAAGTTTCTG GAACTCCTGTTGATTGCGTCTCTTTAGCATTGTCAGGGTCATTGTTCTCTTGGTCTAAGCCTGCCATG GTGATCAGTGGAATTAATAAGGGCTCGAGTTGTGGTAACCACAT CTTCTACTCAGGTGCTGTTGCAGGAGCCAGAGAGGCCTTACTATGTGCTGTGCCTTCCTTGTCAATTTCACTGAACTG GAATAAGGATGAAAGTCAAGAAAGTGAGTTTAAGGAGGCTGTTGATGTCTGTTTGCCATTAATAAATGCAGCTATCCGAGACATTAAGAAAGGAATCTTCCCAAAAAGATGCTTTTTCAATGTCGAGGTCCCTTCTACTCCTGCTGCAAACAAG ggtttcaaaatcacaaggcACAGTCAGTACCGATCTGTTTTGAGTTGGCAAGCTGTGTCATCAAGCAGGTACCCAGCTGGACATTTCATGTCCAAGCAACAAAGCCTAGGCATCCAGCTTGCACAACTTGGAAGGGATGCCTCTGCAGCA GCAGCTGTTCGTCGCCTAAATGCCCAAAAGAAGACTGTGGAGATTGAATCAGTTGCAGAACATGGGAAACCTGAACCTCAACGAGGAACTGCTAGAAAGTACTACCGTCTAGAG TTTACAGAGAAAGACCAGGAAGCTGCCGATGAAGACTTAGATTTCAGGGCAGTGGAGAATGGCTTT ATATCGGTGACTCCTTTAGACTTGCTAGTGCAGTGCGAGACGGAAATGTACAATTCTGCATCAGATTGGCTTGCTGCTGCACTTGCTCCCAGTGATGTGCAAACATCATGA
- the LOC116248234 gene encoding uncharacterized protein LOC116248234: MMDFHEEPSLVTGPMVNNLKEPSPATGFCLRGPFFNSLIRILSLSEDDSGSGFNSRSSPTCGFNSTWTPINFETSSVRCPRALNLLKGRFFSAISGSSLDPPLCPVDTPGCICRKGAASSSDSGFSRSSTTPYLEVGILLPPSPKLGMQDRAIETAFHSGSVDGEVGVECSDFQGRSLKLLPVASVDKDVTTEMENSHTEEADRNQLAHIEGFEDVADAVRDEDLGLPFDGGQRKQEEREDGRLVSLDANPSSSMTEEFDRVVVNELPTDSTIPMLITELEEGEISDNEMQIPMNDSLDLLPKEICVLSETNFCNNTRYHQGPINVPVPKDLIYSNICLEVPENLASTDCPVRASFRDNNSDVPKGNAGGWDSLKIKANLPTDKAGVIGELESQKGKEHGGGAEKPDSNVLVPEENILAGDLAQDYKTVSDRKDVELHKGKKKRGPITDKAKARRQERKKQKRAEMNKKLGVKKLKLPISVPKPKPVSLCRFYMHGQCRQGKECKFSHDAVPLTKSQPCVYFASRSQPCLKGDACPFDHDLSKYPCHKFVQTGFCIRGDNCLFSHKLPPNGDASVNTKETCIEHEKRAEKSIMKKSTNVISNKRMAPQVLMVQQQSEKPWMLPSRVPEGISFLSFEKPSVGDGNKLQVHNVPPPNAEDKTPVGKQNQNTEQSSVETPSVSQGSACPSLPYIKSTEQSSVETPSVSQGSACPSLPYIKSTEQEYKNAPSSTRRAISNALAFASKYQSELRRTSIATSASCLQTSTPKNDSHIGPSLAISGSGSSDRPKTATMILEEFLFGGAKT, from the exons ATGATGGATTTTCATGAGGAGCCATCGTTGGTAACGGGCCCGATGGTTAACAACCTTAAAGAGCCATCGCCTGCTACAGGATTCTGTTTGAGAGGCCCCTTCTTCAATTCCCTCATTCGCATCCTCTCGCTGAGTGAAGACGATAGTGGTAGTGGTTTTAACTCCAGGAGCTCTCCCACCTGCGGCTTCAATTCAACATGGACTCCCATCAATTTTGAGACATCATCAGTTAGGTGTCCAAGAGCCTTGAATCTTCTAAAGGGCCGGTTCTTCTCGGCTATCAGTGGCTCATCTTTGGACCCTCCTCTTTGTCCTGTCGATACCCCTGGATGCATTTGCAGAAAAGGTGCTGCCTCTTCTTCTGATTCAG GTTTTTCACGGAGCTCTACAACCCCCTACCTGGAAGTTGGTATCCTTTTACCTCCTTCACCAAAGCTTGGAATGCAGGATAGAGCTATAGAAACTGCATTTCATTCAGGTTCAGTGGATGGTGAGGTTGGTGTTGAATGCTCAGATTTTCAGGGAAGGTCCTTGAAGCTACTCCCAGTTGCTTCTGTGGACAAAGATGTTACCACTGAAATGGAAAATTCGCATACTGAAGAGGCTGATAGGAATCAATTAGCACATATTGAAGGATTTGAAGATGTTGCCGATGCGGTTCGTGATGAAGACTTGGGGCTTCCCTTTGACGGCGGtcaaagaaagcaagaagagcGGGAGGATGGCAGACTTGTTTCTTTGGATGCAAATCCATCTTCTTCCATGACGGAGGAGTTTGACAGAGTGGTTGTTAACGAGCTACCCACAGATTCTACTATTCCGATGCTAATAACAGAGCTCgaagaaggagaaatttcaGATAATGAGATGCAGATTCCAATGAATGATAGTTTAGATTTACTACCAAAAGAAATTTGCGTCCTTTCAGAGACAAACTTTTGCAATAACACCAGATACCATCAGGGCCCTATTAATGTTCCGGTTCCTAAGGATCTTATCTATTCTAACATTTGTCTAGAGGTCCCCGAGAATCTAGCATCAACAGATTGCCCTGTTCGTGCCAGTTTCAGGGATAATAATTCTGACGTTCCTAAAGGAAATGCAGGTGGATGGGATTCTCTCAAAATAAAGGCTAATCTG CCAACCGACAAGGCAGGAGTCATTGGTGAGCTAGAAAGTCAAAAGGGAAAAGAACATGGTGGTGGAGCTGAAAAACCTGACTCGAATGTCTTGGTACCAGAAGAAAACATTTTAGCTGGAGATTTAGCTCAAGATTATAAAACAGTATCAGACAGGAAG GATGTTGAGCTCCACAAAGGCAAGAAAAAGAGGGGCCCTATAACTGATAAAGCCAAAGCGCGGAGACAG GAGAGGAAAAAGCAGAAAAGAGCTGAGATGAATAAAAAACTTGGCGTGAAGAAGCTGAAACTTCCAATTTCAGTTCCAAAACCAAAACCGGTGTCTCTCTGTAGGTTTTACATGCATGGACAGTGTCGACAG GGTAAAGAGTGCAAGTTTTCACATGATGCCGTTCCCCTGACAAAGTCCCAG CCATGTGTATATTTTGCGAGTCGATCTCAACCATGCTTGAAAGGAGATGCATGCCCTTTTGATCACGATCTCTCCAAATATCCTTGTCATAAGTTCGTCCAAACTGGTTTCTGTATCAGAGGAGATAACTGTCTTTTCTCGCATAAG CTGCCACCTAATGGAGATGCTTCTGTCAACACAAAAGAGACCTGCATAGAACATGAGAAGCGTGCTGAAAAATCAATTATGAAAAAGTCCACGAACGTCATCAGCAACAAGAGGATGGCTCCTCAAGTTCTGATGGTGCAGCAGCAGTCGGAAAAGCCTTGGATGCTTCCTTCTAGAGTACCTGAAGGCATAAGCTTTTTGTCATTTGAGAAGCCGTCTGTAGGTGATGGCAACAAGCTCCAAGTTCACAATGTGCCTCCCCCGAATGCGGAAGACAAGACTCCAGTGGGAAAGCAGAATCAGAACACAGAGCAGAGCTCAGTGGAGACACCATCCGTGTCCCAGGGGTCTGCTTGTCCTTCACTGCCTTATATCAAATCTACAGAGCAAAGCTCAGTGGAGACACCATCCGTGTCCCAGGGGTCTGCTTGTCCTTCACTGCCTTATATCAAATCTACAGAGCAAGAGTACAAGAATGCACCATCCTCCACTCGCAGGGCGATCTCTAATGCACTTGCCTTTGCTTCCAAATATCAATCAGAACTTAGGAGAACTTCAATTGCAACATCTGCTTCATGCCTGCAGACCAGCACTCCGAAGAATGACTCACATATTGGTCCCAGTTTAGCAATTAGTGGTAGTGGGTCAAGTGATAGACCTAAGACTGCAACTATGATACTGGAAGAATTCTTGTTTGGTGGTGCTAAGACCTGA